A window from Chitinophaga filiformis encodes these proteins:
- the bcp gene encoding thioredoxin-dependent thiol peroxidase, with amino-acid sequence MTHLKEGDKAPIFKGTDQEGKAVSLADLKGRKVILYFYPKDMTPACTNQACNLRDNYHALLKKGYTVVGVSTDSEKRHKKFAEKYDLPFPLLADEDRTIHTQYGVWGEKKFMGRIYDGTHRTTFLINESGVIDKIIVRPDTKNHTEEILEIWK; translated from the coding sequence ATGACACATTTGAAAGAAGGCGATAAAGCGCCCATTTTTAAGGGAACAGATCAGGAAGGGAAAGCGGTTTCACTGGCAGATCTAAAGGGCAGGAAAGTGATATTGTATTTTTATCCGAAGGATATGACGCCCGCTTGTACGAACCAGGCCTGCAACCTGAGGGATAACTACCATGCGCTGCTGAAGAAAGGATATACAGTAGTAGGCGTAAGTACAGATAGTGAAAAGCGTCATAAGAAGTTTGCTGAAAAATATGATCTGCCTTTCCCCCTGCTGGCAGATGAAGACCGTACCATCCATACCCAGTACGGAGTGTGGGGCGAGAAAAAATTCATGGGCCGTATCTACGATGGTACACACCGTACCACTTTTCTGATCAATGAATCGGGTGTGATAGATAAGATCATTGTGAGACCAGATACCAAAAATCATACGGAAGAGATCCTGGAGATCTGGAAATAA
- a CDS encoding peptidoglycan DD-metalloendopeptidase family protein, giving the protein MIKRIFGLCVLLPQLLHAQLPEKNYPQGYFRNPLAVPIQLAGNYGELRPNHFHAGIDIKTQQKENLPVYAAADGYVSRIGVSHTGYGNVLYITHPNGYTTAYGHLNRFFPALEQYVKQQQYAAESWATDLKIPADKFPVKKGDFVAWSGNTGASGGPHVHFEIRDTHTEHPLNPLLFGFDIPDTKAPEVFRIAIYDMDRSVYDQTPTILPVKKVNGEYVPATPLVKVRTALAGIGLNAVDRMSNVPNSYGIYEVVMFDKDVPNSGFQIDNIGFEESRYINAHTDYRIRKGGGPWLQLLFSVPGNKLEIYKDVQGDGTIDLSDGTPHPVRLLVKDAYGNSTTVKFTLQQSGDAPEPTKCANTMYAESRNIFENNQVEFFLEENSLYDRICFNYAEIPAGEKSKSSSSIFRLHTALVPLHSNFTLHIKPDRPIPAAQQHKVVMVREGLGETIAGTTLEKGWYVGQFREFGDFHLEVDTIVPKIALLGVKNGANLSKAAKLSFAISDNSGIKAYRAELDGKWLMFARRGNVISYTFDEHCKPGKHSLRMLVTDIAGNTKEQTFTFTR; this is encoded by the coding sequence ATGATAAAACGGATATTCGGGTTATGCGTCCTATTACCTCAGCTGTTACATGCTCAGTTACCGGAAAAGAACTATCCACAGGGATATTTCCGCAATCCGCTGGCTGTGCCTATTCAACTTGCCGGTAATTACGGAGAGCTTCGTCCCAACCATTTTCACGCGGGCATAGACATTAAGACCCAACAGAAGGAAAATCTGCCTGTGTATGCGGCAGCAGACGGATATGTAAGCAGGATCGGCGTATCTCATACGGGTTATGGGAACGTGTTGTACATTACCCACCCTAATGGGTATACTACTGCCTACGGCCACCTGAATCGCTTTTTTCCTGCCCTGGAGCAGTATGTGAAGCAACAGCAGTATGCCGCAGAGAGCTGGGCAACAGACCTGAAAATTCCGGCAGACAAATTTCCCGTAAAGAAAGGCGACTTCGTGGCATGGAGTGGTAATACCGGCGCTTCTGGTGGCCCGCACGTGCATTTTGAGATCAGGGATACGCATACTGAGCATCCGCTGAATCCATTGCTGTTCGGTTTCGATATTCCTGATACCAAGGCGCCTGAAGTGTTCAGGATCGCCATATACGATATGGACAGGAGCGTTTATGACCAGACGCCTACCATACTACCGGTAAAGAAGGTGAACGGCGAATATGTGCCTGCTACCCCTCTTGTTAAAGTAAGGACAGCTCTGGCAGGAATCGGATTGAATGCGGTAGATCGTATGAGCAATGTGCCCAACAGTTACGGAATCTATGAAGTGGTGATGTTCGATAAGGATGTGCCTAATAGTGGTTTCCAGATCGATAATATCGGTTTTGAGGAGTCCCGTTATATTAACGCCCATACGGATTATAGAATAAGAAAAGGCGGTGGCCCCTGGCTGCAGCTGCTGTTTTCCGTACCTGGCAATAAGCTGGAGATCTACAAGGATGTACAGGGAGATGGTACTATTGACCTGTCAGATGGTACACCTCACCCCGTAAGATTACTCGTGAAGGATGCCTATGGTAATTCAACCACCGTAAAATTTACCCTGCAGCAGAGTGGTGATGCACCGGAGCCTACCAAATGTGCCAATACAATGTATGCGGAGTCCCGGAATATCTTCGAGAATAACCAAGTCGAATTCTTCCTGGAAGAAAATTCCCTGTATGACAGGATCTGCTTTAACTATGCTGAAATTCCGGCCGGAGAGAAGTCTAAGTCTTCTTCTTCTATTTTCCGTCTTCATACCGCGCTGGTGCCATTGCACAGCAACTTCACCCTGCATATAAAGCCTGACAGACCTATACCGGCGGCACAACAGCACAAGGTAGTAATGGTACGTGAGGGACTGGGAGAAACTATTGCGGGTACTACCCTGGAGAAAGGCTGGTACGTCGGGCAATTCCGTGAGTTTGGAGATTTTCACCTGGAAGTGGATACTATTGTTCCCAAAATAGCTTTGCTGGGAGTGAAGAATGGCGCAAACCTGTCGAAGGCTGCAAAGTTATCTTTCGCTATCAGTGACAACAGTGGTATAAAAGCCTACAGGGCCGAACTCGATGGCAAATGGCTGATGTTCGCCCGCAGAGGTAATGTTATTTCTTACACTTTCGACGAGCATTGTAAGCCGGGTAAACACAGCCTGCGCATGCTGGTGACAGATATAGCCGGTAATACCAAAGAACAGACCTTCACATTTACGAGATAG
- a CDS encoding sensor histidine kinase: protein MKGRLSQVLIHIAGCITFLALPIVFSPDASNLSDLWKYPPALKDFLVYLALLLFFYVNYFWLIPNYYFQRKYASLFLITFLCFITIVLVPNLLIGFQGGPSRAGYEWPANNPMPLPSDRPPRQFDPSPTPLPADTIPPYGQESPPATDRPYPPPDHFHRPRPHEQVSRSLLLDVSHQVFLFLAVFFFSLILKINYRWRQTEKEKLNAELSYLKAQINPHFLFNMLNTIYSLAIEKSDQTSNAIVKLSQMMRFVISDAGNELVPLGREIDYLSNYIELQKMRFGDSIPLSFTVTGKATGQQIAPLILISFVENAFKHGVNAAENTDIRISVKIEEKQLHFTAFNNKVTVQDKQEAGGLGLGNTRKRLQLLYPGRHTLLIRDEEHYFEVSLSLQLS, encoded by the coding sequence ATGAAAGGTAGACTCAGTCAGGTGCTCATACATATTGCCGGTTGCATTACTTTCCTGGCCTTACCGATCGTTTTCTCGCCGGATGCCAGTAACCTGTCTGATCTGTGGAAATACCCGCCTGCACTGAAAGATTTCCTCGTTTATCTGGCATTGCTGTTGTTCTTTTATGTCAATTACTTTTGGCTGATCCCCAATTATTACTTCCAGCGTAAGTACGCCAGTCTCTTCCTGATCACCTTTCTGTGCTTTATAACGATAGTATTGGTGCCCAACCTGCTGATCGGCTTTCAGGGAGGCCCTTCCCGCGCCGGGTATGAATGGCCTGCCAACAATCCGATGCCACTACCTTCAGACCGGCCACCGAGGCAGTTTGACCCCTCGCCCACTCCTCTACCGGCTGACACTATCCCTCCCTACGGGCAGGAATCTCCGCCGGCAACGGACCGGCCCTATCCGCCCCCCGACCACTTCCACCGCCCCAGGCCACACGAACAGGTATCCCGCTCATTGCTGCTTGATGTAAGTCACCAGGTGTTCCTGTTCCTGGCAGTGTTCTTTTTCTCCCTGATCCTGAAGATCAATTACCGCTGGCGACAGACAGAAAAGGAAAAACTCAATGCAGAGCTGTCTTACCTGAAAGCACAGATCAATCCGCATTTTCTTTTCAATATGCTGAATACTATCTATTCTCTGGCTATTGAAAAGTCGGACCAGACCAGCAATGCGATCGTCAAGCTGTCGCAGATGATGCGTTTCGTGATCAGCGATGCCGGCAACGAACTGGTACCATTAGGCCGGGAAATTGACTATCTCAGTAATTATATCGAACTGCAAAAAATGCGGTTTGGAGACTCGATACCTTTGTCATTTACAGTGACAGGCAAGGCAACCGGGCAACAGATCGCACCATTGATCCTGATCTCTTTTGTAGAAAATGCCTTCAAACATGGTGTGAACGCAGCGGAAAATACAGACATCCGCATTTCGGTGAAAATTGAAGAAAAACAATTACATTTTACTGCTTTCAATAACAAAGTTACGGTACAGGACAAGCAGGAAGCAGGCGGCCTTGGTCTGGGAAACACCCGGAAACGTCTGCAGCTGTTATATCCAGGCAGGCACACATTATTGATCCGGGATGAGGAACATTATTTTGAAGTATCTCTTTCATTGCAATTATCATGA
- a CDS encoding SUMF1/EgtB/PvdO family nonheme iron enzyme produces the protein MHRLTSVSMLLGASIIMSMSACKNGGPFGKKKEKSTATGWNYNDPKMGGFSVAKSKDQQTGPGLVFVQGGTFAMGATEQDVMADWNNIPRRITVSSFYIDETEVANVHYREYLYWLRRMYDESFPDVYRKALPDTLVWRSELAYNEPLVEYYFRHPAYNDYPVVGVNWKQAVDYCKWRSNRVNEKMLIDKGLLSKNDMKNQADDNTFDTKSYTAGLYEGIPGNMSKSTKAQFRNADGSPRTAQFEDGVMLPNYRLPTEAEWEYAALGYIGQNPGPSKKEGKRGEELIMNKQVYSWGTNTSGLRDIRRGAWQGQFLANFKRGSGDNMGMAGGLNDRASIPGPVIAFFPNTFGIYNMSGNVSEWVLDVYRPLNPIDGDDFNYFRGNKFQTTYMNADNEPEKDSLGHLKMRDVTDEESANRLNYQKGDVINYLDGDSLSNVEYGYGITSLINDKSHVVKGGSWNDRAYWLSPGARRYMQEDMATNTVGFRCAMDRVGSPEGNKFKTGQLFKKQRQKR, from the coding sequence ATGCATAGATTAACCTCTGTCTCAATGCTCTTAGGCGCCAGTATAATTATGTCGATGTCTGCCTGTAAAAACGGCGGCCCTTTCGGCAAAAAGAAGGAGAAATCCACAGCTACTGGCTGGAATTACAATGATCCTAAGATGGGTGGTTTCAGTGTGGCCAAAAGTAAAGACCAGCAGACTGGTCCGGGTCTTGTTTTCGTGCAGGGCGGTACCTTCGCCATGGGAGCGACAGAACAGGACGTTATGGCCGACTGGAATAACATTCCAAGACGTATTACTGTTTCTTCATTCTACATCGATGAAACAGAAGTAGCCAACGTTCACTATCGTGAATATCTGTACTGGCTGCGTCGTATGTACGACGAGTCCTTCCCGGACGTATACCGCAAAGCTTTACCAGACACCCTGGTATGGCGTAGCGAACTGGCTTACAATGAGCCTCTCGTAGAATATTATTTCCGTCACCCTGCCTACAACGATTATCCGGTAGTAGGTGTGAACTGGAAACAGGCTGTAGACTATTGTAAATGGCGCTCCAACCGTGTGAACGAAAAGATGCTGATCGACAAAGGGTTGTTGTCCAAAAACGATATGAAGAACCAGGCTGATGATAACACCTTCGATACTAAATCATATACTGCGGGCCTTTATGAAGGTATCCCGGGCAATATGTCCAAGAGTACCAAGGCTCAGTTCAGAAACGCTGATGGTTCTCCCCGTACTGCTCAATTCGAAGATGGTGTAATGTTACCAAACTACCGCCTCCCGACAGAAGCTGAGTGGGAATATGCGGCGCTGGGTTACATCGGTCAGAACCCTGGGCCTTCCAAGAAAGAAGGTAAACGCGGTGAGGAGTTGATCATGAACAAACAGGTTTATTCCTGGGGAACTAACACAAGTGGTCTGAGAGACATCCGCCGTGGTGCATGGCAGGGTCAGTTCCTGGCGAACTTCAAACGTGGTTCCGGTGATAACATGGGTATGGCTGGTGGTCTGAACGACCGTGCATCTATCCCTGGTCCTGTAATTGCTTTCTTCCCGAACACTTTCGGTATCTATAACATGTCAGGTAACGTAAGCGAGTGGGTACTGGACGTTTACCGTCCGCTGAACCCGATCGACGGTGATGACTTCAACTACTTCCGTGGTAACAAATTCCAGACTACTTACATGAACGCTGATAACGAACCTGAAAAGGACAGCCTGGGTCACCTGAAAATGCGTGATGTAACCGATGAAGAAAGTGCTAACCGTCTGAACTACCAGAAAGGTGATGTTATCAACTATCTCGATGGTGACTCCCTCTCTAACGTAGAATACGGTTACGGTATCACCTCCCTGATCAACGATAAATCTCACGTTGTAAAAGGTGGTAGCTGGAACGACCGCGCTTACTGGCTCTCTCCGGGTGCACGCCGTTACATGCAGGAAGATATGGCCACTAATACTGTAGGTTTCCGTTGCGCAATGGACCGTGTGGGTAGCCCTGAAGGTAACAAGTTCAAAACTGGTCAGCTGTTTAAAAAACAACGCCAAAAGAGATAA
- the porU gene encoding type IX secretion system sortase PorU gives MKFIPFAFLLLLCQWVSGGNGRGGPYAAHSVLSSGSWQKLAITREGIYKIDKSLLAGMGISADLKGVRLYGTGGRMLPESNAAFRYDDLPEVALMEEGDYLLFYAPGPHSWQYQGGNFVHTANLYSDTAWYFLTTGSSPGKRVAQDVTTPAAEVIVNSFDYHAFYENDSINFLNSGKQWWGSVFSNVQPLRNISFSLPLTPFSLKVGARVAARGIGTSRFSIQAGNNMLGSLSLSPVSGNIFETFASVATGYYTATPAGTTVPVTLSFTPGGSGAQGWLDYLTLQARCPLQLPTQEPLFFRDITSVNPGQHVQFRLEQAGNQTVVLDVTDPLQPVRVKTQLSGTTLFFTRDCGTLHEYAAFSGQGYLLPAPAGSIANQDLHGITAADMLIVTTPALQAAATRLAAWHGTHDELTVKVVTVNEIYNEFGSGTPDPVAVRDFVKMCYDKGGLRYLLLFGDASYDYKNRVAGNTNLVPTWQSSISTDPVNAYPSDDFFGFLDNADDINDNSRQNLLDIAIGRLPVQQPAQAEAVVNKIIGYNVPANFGRWQQHITIVADDGDDNLHLQDAESMSEIVAAQWPAGHIDKIYLDAYPKISDAGGSRYPAVNTAIAEDIFDGTLIWNYTGHGSYSRLAEEVIMEESSLATWKNAGKLPLFITATCDFAPFDNPAYVSLGERLLLQENGGGIALMTTTRAVFSASNKVMNANYLKKLLTPNADGQMPTLGQAAMEAKNLTYATYIDIPNNRKFQLLGDPAQTLAFPRYHVVTDSINGKAVNDVPDTLKAMGKYTVKGHLEDEQGIRQDAYKGALYATVYDKPALQYTRGNDAGSTRAGYYQQQNVLYRGQQTIENGRFSCTFVVPADIDYQAGAGTISFYAANGATAAGGVFSGIQVGGTADDIEQDELGPVIKAYLDNEYFRNGGITGENPVLLLQLKDEQGINTSGYGVGHDLIATLDNKEDQYYILNSFFEATTDSYQEGTVRFPLYSLSEGMHTMAIKAWDTHNNSGTATLQFRVVRSNEMTIGKASCFPNPVHDQTRFTFEHNQEDRTLDITIKIFTVMGQQIKTIHHTINDGGSRYVGASWNGTADSGARVSPGIYIYSILVTANGKTKVLGGKVTVL, from the coding sequence ATGAAGTTTATTCCCTTCGCGTTTTTATTGCTCCTCTGTCAATGGGTATCAGGGGGCAATGGGAGGGGAGGACCTTACGCCGCACATTCCGTGCTTTCTTCGGGCAGCTGGCAAAAACTGGCCATCACCCGGGAGGGCATTTATAAAATAGATAAATCCCTGTTGGCAGGTATGGGGATCAGTGCTGATCTGAAAGGTGTGAGGCTCTATGGCACCGGTGGACGCATGTTGCCCGAAAGCAATGCGGCATTCAGGTACGACGATTTGCCCGAGGTGGCGCTGATGGAGGAGGGAGATTACCTGCTGTTCTACGCGCCGGGCCCGCATAGCTGGCAATACCAGGGCGGAAATTTTGTTCATACAGCTAATCTCTATTCAGATACTGCCTGGTACTTTTTGACCACCGGTAGTTCTCCCGGGAAAAGAGTTGCCCAGGACGTCACGACACCGGCCGCAGAGGTAATTGTCAACAGCTTTGATTACCACGCTTTTTATGAAAACGACAGCATTAACTTCCTGAATAGCGGAAAACAATGGTGGGGATCTGTATTCAGCAACGTACAGCCTTTGCGAAATATCAGTTTCTCATTGCCGTTGACTCCTTTCTCCCTGAAGGTGGGAGCAAGGGTGGCGGCCAGGGGGATCGGCACCAGCCGTTTCTCCATACAGGCGGGAAATAATATGTTGGGCTCCCTGTCATTGTCGCCGGTGAGCGGAAATATATTTGAGACTTTTGCTTCGGTAGCAACTGGATATTATACAGCAACGCCTGCCGGTACAACAGTACCAGTTACGCTTAGCTTTACGCCGGGCGGAAGCGGGGCACAGGGATGGCTGGACTACCTGACTTTACAAGCCCGGTGCCCATTGCAGCTACCAACGCAGGAGCCGCTGTTTTTCAGGGATATAACTTCTGTAAATCCCGGCCAGCATGTACAGTTCAGGCTGGAACAGGCAGGTAATCAGACGGTTGTATTGGATGTGACAGACCCGCTGCAGCCCGTAAGGGTGAAAACGCAGTTAAGCGGCACTACGCTCTTTTTTACAAGGGATTGCGGCACATTGCATGAGTATGCCGCATTCTCAGGACAGGGATATCTGCTGCCGGCACCGGCTGGTTCAATAGCCAACCAGGACCTGCATGGTATTACCGCAGCAGATATGCTGATAGTGACCACCCCAGCCTTACAAGCCGCCGCTACCAGGTTGGCGGCCTGGCATGGTACGCATGATGAACTGACCGTGAAAGTGGTAACTGTGAATGAGATCTATAATGAATTCGGTTCAGGTACCCCAGATCCGGTGGCTGTCAGAGATTTTGTGAAGATGTGTTACGATAAGGGAGGACTGCGATACCTGTTACTGTTTGGAGATGCTTCTTACGACTATAAGAACAGGGTGGCGGGAAATACCAACCTGGTGCCGACCTGGCAAAGCTCCATCTCGACAGATCCGGTAAATGCATATCCCTCCGATGATTTCTTTGGTTTCCTGGATAATGCAGACGATATTAATGATAACAGCAGGCAAAACCTGCTGGACATAGCAATAGGTCGCTTACCGGTGCAACAGCCTGCCCAGGCTGAAGCAGTGGTAAATAAGATCATTGGGTACAATGTGCCTGCGAACTTCGGCCGCTGGCAGCAGCATATCACAATCGTGGCTGACGACGGAGATGATAACCTGCATCTGCAGGATGCAGAGAGCATGAGTGAGATCGTAGCTGCGCAATGGCCGGCAGGGCATATAGATAAGATATACCTCGATGCCTATCCGAAAATATCTGATGCTGGTGGTAGCCGCTATCCCGCAGTCAATACAGCCATAGCAGAAGATATCTTCGATGGTACCCTGATATGGAACTACACCGGCCATGGAAGTTACTCGCGGCTTGCGGAAGAAGTGATCATGGAGGAAAGCTCTCTGGCCACCTGGAAGAACGCTGGTAAACTGCCGCTGTTTATCACGGCTACCTGCGACTTTGCGCCCTTCGATAATCCCGCGTATGTATCCCTCGGAGAGAGGTTACTGTTGCAGGAGAATGGTGGTGGTATAGCGTTGATGACGACTACCAGGGCTGTATTTTCCGCTTCCAATAAAGTGATGAATGCCAATTACCTGAAAAAGCTGCTGACGCCCAATGCGGACGGGCAGATGCCGACGCTCGGACAGGCGGCAATGGAGGCCAAGAACCTGACATATGCTACTTATATCGATATTCCTAATAACCGTAAGTTCCAGTTATTGGGCGATCCCGCACAGACGCTGGCTTTTCCCCGGTATCATGTAGTAACGGATTCTATTAACGGCAAGGCGGTAAACGACGTACCAGATACATTAAAAGCTATGGGTAAATACACTGTTAAGGGGCACCTGGAAGACGAACAGGGTATTCGGCAGGATGCATATAAGGGAGCCTTGTACGCGACCGTGTACGATAAACCTGCTTTGCAATATACCCGTGGGAATGATGCAGGAAGCACCAGGGCAGGTTACTATCAACAACAGAATGTACTGTACCGTGGCCAACAGACTATTGAGAACGGCCGCTTCTCCTGCACTTTTGTAGTGCCTGCAGATATTGATTACCAGGCTGGCGCCGGAACGATCAGTTTTTATGCTGCCAACGGAGCGACTGCCGCAGGAGGGGTGTTTTCAGGAATACAGGTAGGCGGAACAGCCGATGATATTGAACAAGATGAACTGGGACCTGTTATAAAAGCATACCTCGATAATGAATATTTCCGCAATGGGGGCATAACTGGAGAGAATCCGGTACTATTGCTGCAGCTGAAGGACGAACAGGGGATCAATACTTCCGGTTATGGCGTAGGGCATGATCTGATCGCTACCCTGGACAATAAGGAAGATCAATACTATATCCTGAACAGCTTCTTTGAGGCCACAACCGACAGTTATCAGGAAGGAACGGTCCGTTTCCCGCTGTATAGTCTGTCCGAAGGGATGCATACGATGGCTATAAAAGCATGGGATACCCACAACAACTCCGGTACAGCTACACTGCAGTTCCGGGTAGTTCGGTCAAACGAGATGACGATAGGAAAGGCCAGTTGCTTTCCGAACCCTGTCCACGACCAGACGCGGTTCACTTTTGAGCATAATCAGGAGGATCGGACCCTGGACATAACAATAAAAATCTTTACAGTAATGGGTCAACAAATAAAAACTATACATCATACAATAAATGACGGTGGCAGCCGTTATGTAGGAGCATCCTGGAACGGAACGGCCGATTCCGGCGCCCGGGTGTCGCCTGGAATTTATATATATAGTATCTTGGTAACAGCGAATGGTAAAACAAAGGTTTTAGGCGGAAAAGTAACTGTATTATAA